Within Streptomyces albofaciens JCM 4342, the genomic segment CCGAGGAGGAGTCGTGATCCGGGTACTGCTCGCCGACGACCAGCTGCTGGTCCGCGCCGGATTCCGGGCCCTGCTGGACGCCCAGCCCGGCATCGAGGTCGTCGGCGAGGCGGCGGACGGGGAGGAGGCGCTGATCGCCCTGCGCGAGCAGCGCCCCGACGTGGTGCTGATGGACATCCGGATGCCGGTGCTGGACGGGCTCGCCGCGACCCGGCAGATCTCCGAGGACCCCCGGCTGTCCGCCATGAAGGTCGTCATGCTCACCACCTTCGAGATGGACGAGTACGTCTTCGAGGCGATCCGCGCGGGCGCCGCCGGCTTTCTCGTCAAGGACACCGAACCGGAGGAACTGGTACGGGCTGTACGCGCCGTGGTCGACGGCGACGCGCTGCTCTCGCCGGGGGTCACCCGACGGCTGATCGCCGAATTCGCCGCCCGCTCCAAGGAGCCGGCCGCGGACGGCACGCTCTCCGTGCTCACCGAGCGGGAGCGGGAGGTGATGGCGCTCGTCGGCCTCGGGATGTCCAACGAGGAGATCGCCCGCCGTCTGGTCGTCAGCCCGCTCACCGCCAAGACCCACGTCAGCCGCACGATGACCAAGCTGGGCGCCCGGGACCGGGCCCAACTGGTGGTACTGGCCTACGAGTCGGGGCTGGTACGGCCGGGGTGGCTGGGGTAGCGGCGAGCGAATGGGGGGGGCCGCGCGGCCGACGGGCGGGGCGCAACTGCCGGGCGGGGCGGGCGGACCTGCCGGGCGGTTACGTTCTGCCCGGCGGTTACGTTCCTCCGGTCAGGGCCTTACCGCCCGGCAGGACGCAACCGCCGGGCAGCGGCGCGCTACCCGGCCCGCCGCCCGGTGAACCGGCGCAGCACGCGCACCACCCGCCGGACGGGTGACAGCGAGTCATGTGCTGCCGTGTCACGTCCGGTTGCCGGTGTGGCCTCAGATCGTGAAGCGCTCCCGCCACAGCCGGGCCAGGGCGGTGTCGCCCGTGATCGTGAGGTCCTCCAGCGGGCGGCGGTTCCACAGGGCCAGGTACAGGTCGGGTGCGGGGC encodes:
- a CDS encoding response regulator transcription factor, with translation MIRVLLADDQLLVRAGFRALLDAQPGIEVVGEAADGEEALIALREQRPDVVLMDIRMPVLDGLAATRQISEDPRLSAMKVVMLTTFEMDEYVFEAIRAGAAGFLVKDTEPEELVRAVRAVVDGDALLSPGVTRRLIAEFAARSKEPAADGTLSVLTEREREVMALVGLGMSNEEIARRLVVSPLTAKTHVSRTMTKLGARDRAQLVVLAYESGLVRPGWLG